AAGTCGTGGAGAATTTCGAAGCCGCCAAAGGAACCGCGCTTGTCGTGGTCAACAGCGTCTGCGGCTGCGCGGCGGGCCAATGCCGTCCCGGCGTGGCCAAGGCTCTGCAGCACGATATTTTGCCGGATCATCTGTTCACGGTGTTCGCCGGCCAGGATAAGGAAGCCACGGCGAAAGCACGCGAATACTTCGCTCCGTATCCGCCGTCGTCTCCGTCCATCGCGCTGCTGAAGGACGGCGAGCTCGTTCATATGATCGAGCGCCATCAGATCGAGAACCGTTCGGCCGACGAGATCGCCAAGGATCTGACCGACGCCTTCGACCGCTTCTGCCGCAACTGATTCCCGGGCAAGCGCCCGTAAGCCGATGCTCCGCACCTTCCTCCCGCCGCTTGCGGGCAGGAAGGTGTTTTGTTATGGCGCGTCCGCAAAACGGCATTTTACCGGAGCCTCGTCAGTGGTATGATAGATGGTATAGAAGCTGACATGAGACCGATATCGGGGAAGGATGGAGAGAGCATGAGCCTGCAGCAGGAGATTATCGCGCGGTTCGGCGTGAAGCCGGTGATCGATCCGGCGGAGGAAGTTCGCAGAAGGGTCGATTTCCTCAAATCGTACGTGAAGCAAGCGAAGGCGTCCGGTTTGCTGATCGCCATCAGCGGCGGCATCGACAGCGCCGTTGCGACGGGACTGTGCAAGCTGTCGACGGACGAGCTGAGCGAGGAGACCGGCCGGGACTATTGGACTGTCGGCGTATTCCAGCCGTATGGCGAGCAGGCGGATATTCAGGACAGCTATGCGGTGGCCGATACGTTCAAGCTGAAGCATCGCGTGGAGACGAATATTCAGGATGCGGTGGACGAGATCGCTCTTGAGGTGGAGCACGGCTACAAATCGCTGGGGATTCACCGCCATATCAGCAAGGAAGCGAAAGGCAACATCAAAGCCCGCACCCGGATGGTGGCGCAATACGCGCTTGCGTTCGACTTGAACCTGCTGGTTGTCGGCACGGACCACGCTTCGGAGGCGATCACCGGCTTTTTCACGAAATGGGGCGACGGAGCGGTGGACATCACTCCGCTCAGCTCGCTGAACAAGCGCCAGATCCGGCAGATTGCCGAGTATCTGGGCGTGCCGCGCGCGATTCTGGACAAAGCGCCGACCGCCGGTCTCTGGGAAGGGCAGACCGACGAAGGCGAACTGGGCATCTCCTACGAAGCGAACAGCGACTATCTGGAGGGCAAGGCGATCGATCCGGCGGTGCGGGAGAAGCTGGAGCGGCAATATCTGAAGACGGAGCACAAGCGTTCCCCGATTCCGGGCATCTAATCCAAAAACTGGCGGAGCCGCCGAAGCAGCGGGATTCCGCCAGTTTTTTCTGTAGATCTCCGGTCAAGTCGCGGAGGTTTGCAAAAATTTCTTGCCGTATTCGCCGTGGTCGTGGAAGGCGGCGTGCTCGATCTGGATCGTCGCGTGCAGGATGCCGTACCTTTCCCGAAGCATCTCGTTGACGGCGCCGACGATAAGGAAGGGCGGGACCTTCTCCTCGACGAACACGTGAGCCGTCAGCGAATAATGATCGGTCGAAATGGCCCACAGATGCATGTCGTGCACGTCCCGGACTCCGGCGACGCGCCCGATGTCCGCGCGGATCTCTTCGAGCTTCATCGTGTCCGGCACGGCTTCCATCAAGTACAGATACGACTCGCGGACGATTTTCGCGCCGCCCGTCATAATGATGCCGCCGATGACCAAGCTGATGATCGGGTCGAACCAGGTCAGGCCCGTGAACCGGATCAGCAGAGCTGAGACGATGACGCCGATGGAGCTGATCAAGTCGCCGATAAAGTGCCACAGCGCGCTCTTTAGATTCAGATTGCCCTCCTTGCGGGCGGAACGGCTAAGTGCTGCGGTTAATGCGATGTTGACGGCCAATCCGATCGAGGCGACCGTCAGCATCAGGCCGAAGTCGATCGGTTCGGGGCGGAACAGGCGGCGCACCCCTTCGACGGCGATCCCGAGCGCGATAACGATCAGGCTCAGTCCGTTCAGGAACGACGCGATAATCTCGAAGCGCAGATAGCCGAACGTAAAGCGGGAATTCGACGGTCTGGACGCCATATGCAAAGCCAGCATGCTAAGCCCGAGCGCCAGCACGTCGGAGATCATATGCGCCGAGTCGGACAAAAGCGCCAGCGAGTTCGACCACAACCCGCCGATAATTTCCATAAGGGTGAAAGCCAAAGTCAATAGAAGCGTAAACCAAAGCGTTTTTTTCGATTCCGGTTGATTTTTGCAGTGCGGCAAATGATGATAATCGCCCATGTGACGCAGCCCCTTTCCTGCCGGGATCGGACGTTCGCGGCAAGCGGCGCCGTGCCGACCGGCATCGAACCATCCTCCGAGGCGCGGCATCTCCCGGATGCCGTGCTTCGGATTCGGATGACCTTATTTAGAATAATTCTAATTTATGATGATTATAAACGGATGTGCAATTTTTGGCCAATGAAGATTTGATGAATAACAGAAGTGATTATCCTTCTCGCTGACAAAGGAGCGTCGTTCGTATGATCATAGGCATCGGCAACGACTTGGTGGAGTTGGCTCGAATCCGCGGCATGCTGGACGGACCGGCGGGAGAACGGTTCTGCGAGCGCGTGCTGACGCCGGCCGAACGGGAGCTGGAGGCATCG
The nucleotide sequence above comes from Paenibacillus thermoaerophilus. Encoded proteins:
- a CDS encoding BrxA/BrxB family bacilliredoxin; the protein is MSMSFEQYMRDMVQPMRDELTRLGIKELRTPEEVVENFEAAKGTALVVVNSVCGCAAGQCRPGVAKALQHDILPDHLFTVFAGQDKEATAKAREYFAPYPPSSPSIALLKDGELVHMIERHQIENRSADEIAKDLTDAFDRFCRN
- the nadE gene encoding ammonia-dependent NAD(+) synthetase, whose protein sequence is MSLQQEIIARFGVKPVIDPAEEVRRRVDFLKSYVKQAKASGLLIAISGGIDSAVATGLCKLSTDELSEETGRDYWTVGVFQPYGEQADIQDSYAVADTFKLKHRVETNIQDAVDEIALEVEHGYKSLGIHRHISKEAKGNIKARTRMVAQYALAFDLNLLVVGTDHASEAITGFFTKWGDGAVDITPLSSLNKRQIRQIAEYLGVPRAILDKAPTAGLWEGQTDEGELGISYEANSDYLEGKAIDPAVREKLERQYLKTEHKRSPIPGI
- a CDS encoding cation diffusion facilitator family transporter, with translation MGDYHHLPHCKNQPESKKTLWFTLLLTLAFTLMEIIGGLWSNSLALLSDSAHMISDVLALGLSMLALHMASRPSNSRFTFGYLRFEIIASFLNGLSLIVIALGIAVEGVRRLFRPEPIDFGLMLTVASIGLAVNIALTAALSRSARKEGNLNLKSALWHFIGDLISSIGVIVSALLIRFTGLTWFDPIISLVIGGIIMTGGAKIVRESYLYLMEAVPDTMKLEEIRADIGRVAGVRDVHDMHLWAISTDHYSLTAHVFVEEKVPPFLIVGAVNEMLRERYGILHATIQIEHAAFHDHGEYGKKFLQTSAT